Proteins from a genomic interval of Quercus lobata isolate SW786 chromosome 11, ValleyOak3.0 Primary Assembly, whole genome shotgun sequence:
- the LOC115968839 gene encoding outer envelope protein 64, mitochondrial isoform X1 has protein sequence MSKAVKVIQANASNPKLLIALGIGLAAGVVILTETRRRRRRRANAAAQRKDFGAFVVRFELLPFPQPPPPAARLPLSSLTFAIKDIFDVKDYVTGFGSRDWERTHEVSEKTAVAVTALLKNGATCVGKTVMDELAFGITGENRHYGTPTNPQMPSCIPGGSSSGSAVAVAAGLVDFALGTDTIGCVRIPASFCGILGFRPSHGAVSMIGVLRNSQSLDTVGCFARDPSILHRVGHVLLKLNSVEPRRARRLIFADDLFQFSKVPPQKILNVVNKAIENLSGYKPPKHTNFGQYVGSNVPSLKQFQEPSSNLQNGTSTLKALSSVMVSLQRYEFKTNHEEWVNSVKPKLGPDVSDRVLAAINTTHKNMKILYKVRTEMRVALQNLLKDDGILVIPTVADSPLKLNTKKGLSAEFHDRIFALSSIASISGCCQVSIPLGKHNDCPISVSFITFHGADKFLLDTVLDMYSSLQEQASIASNSVHLPDTNGNMDASELLKEKGNAAFKGMQWNKAVKYYTEAINLNSTIATYFCNRAAAYLELGCFQQAEEDCSKAILLDRKNVKAYLRRGTARESLLHYKESAEDFKHALVLEPQNKVASRAEKRLRKLMS, from the exons ATGTCAAAGGCAGTAAAAGTTATACAGGCCAATGCTTCCAATCCCAAGCTGTTGATCGCACTTGGGATCGGCCTTGCCGCCGGTGTCGTGATCCTCACCGAGACTCGCCGGAGGAGGCGGAGGCGTGCCAACGCCGCCGCCCAAAGAAAGGACTTCGGTGCTTTCGTCGTCCGATTCGAGCTTCTCCCTTTCCCTCAGCCTCCTCCTCCTGCCGCTAGACtgcctctctcttctcttacttTCGCCATCAAGGACAT ATTTGATGTGAAGGATTATGTGACGGGGTTTGGGAGTCGAGATTGGGAGAGAACACATGAGGTTTCAGAGAAGACGGCGGTGGCAGTGACTGCTCTGTTGAAAAATGGGGCTACTTGTGTTGGCAAGACTGTTATGGACGAATTGGCATTCGG GATAACTGGGGAGAACCGGCATTATGGAACCCCCACCAATCCACAAATGCCATCATGTATCCCCGGAGGTTCCTCTAGTGGCTCTGCTGTGGCGGTTGCAGCTGGACTTGTCGATTTTGCTCTTG GTACTGATACTATTGGATGTGTCAGAATCCCAGCATCATTTTGTGGTATCCTTGGATTTCGACCGTCTCATGGGGCTGTATCTATGATTGGAGTACTGCGAAATTCACAGAGCTTAGACACTGTTG GATGCTTTGCTCGTGATCCATCTATTCTACATCGTGTTGGACATGTTTTACTTAAACTAAATTCAGTGGAGCCTAGAAGGGCAAGACGTCTTATTTTTGCTGATGACCTCTTTCAGTTTTCTAAAGTTCCCCCGCAAAAGATATTAAATGTTGTTAACAAAGCAATTGAAAACCTTTCTGGGT ACAAGCCTCCAAAGCATACGAATTTTGGTCAGTATGTTGGTTCAAATGTGCCCAGTTTAAAACAGTTTCAAGAGCCGTCATCCAACTTGCAAAATGGGACATCTACTTTAAAAGCGCTCTCTTCTGTAATGGTTTCATTGCAAAG ATATGAATTCAAAACAAATCATGAAGAATGGGTAAATTCAGTCAAACCCAAGCTAGGACCTGATGTGTCTGATCGTGTTCTTGCAGCAATTAATACCACACACAAgaacatgaaaattttatataaagtcAGAACTGAGATGCGGGTTGCCCTTCAAAATCTCTTAAAG gATGATGGTATATTAGTAATTCCCACGGTGGCTGACTCCCCATTAAAGCTCAATACAAAGAAGGGACTTTCAGCTGAATTCCATGATCGCATATTTGCACTGTCAAGCATTGCTAGCATATCTGGATGCTGTCAG GTTTCCATTCCCTTAGGAAAGCACAATGATTGTCCAATCTCTGTTTCATTTATCACATTCCATGGTGCTGATAAATTTCTTCTTGATACGGTCTTGGATATGTATTCATCTCTCCAAGAGCAAGCTAGCATCGCATCCAATTCAGTGCATTTGCCAGATACCAATGGTAACATGGATGCTTCTGAACTCTTGAAAGAAAAG GGAAATGCTGCATTTAAGGGAATGCAGTGGAATAAGGCTGTCAAATACTACACTGAAGCTATCAATTTGAATTCGACAATTGCAACTTACTTTTGCAACCGTGCCGCTGCTTACCTAGAGCTGGGATG TTTTCAACAAGCTGAAGAGGACTGCAGTAAGGCAATATTACTTGATAGGAAG AATGTGAAGGCTTATCTGAGGCGTGGAACAGCTAGAGAATCACTCCTCCATTATAAAGAATCTGCTGAAG ATTTCAAGCATGCTCTTGTTCTTGAACCACAGAATAAGGTTGCAAGTCGTGCTGAAAAGAGACTTAGAAAGCTGATGAGTTGA
- the LOC115968839 gene encoding outer envelope protein 64, mitochondrial isoform X2, giving the protein MSKAVKVIQANASNPKLLIALGIGLAAGVVILTETRRRRRRRANAAAQRKDFGAFVVRFELLPFPQPPPPAARLPLSSLTFAIKDIFDVKDYVTGFGSRDWERTHEVSEKTAVAVTALLKNGATCVGKTVMDELAFGITGENRHYGTPTNPQMPSCIPGGSSSGSAVAVAAGLVDFALGTDTIGCVRIPASFCGILGFRPSHGAVSMIGVLRNSQSLDTVGCFARDPSILHRVGHVLLKLNSVEPRRARRLIFADDLFQFSKVPPQKILNVVNKAIENLSGYKPPKHTNFGQYVGSNVPSLKQFQEPSSNLQNGTSTLKALSSVMVSLQRYEFKTNHEEWVNSVKPKLGPDVSDRVLAAINTTHKNMKILYKVRTEMRVALQNLLKDDGILVIPTVADSPLKLNTKKGLSAEFHDRIFALSSIASISGCCQVSIPLGKHNDCPISVSFITFHGADKFLLDTVLDMYSSLQEQASIASNSVHLPDTNGNMDASELLKEKIRDWNLTFPDHEAFGVHTAIFPR; this is encoded by the exons ATGTCAAAGGCAGTAAAAGTTATACAGGCCAATGCTTCCAATCCCAAGCTGTTGATCGCACTTGGGATCGGCCTTGCCGCCGGTGTCGTGATCCTCACCGAGACTCGCCGGAGGAGGCGGAGGCGTGCCAACGCCGCCGCCCAAAGAAAGGACTTCGGTGCTTTCGTCGTCCGATTCGAGCTTCTCCCTTTCCCTCAGCCTCCTCCTCCTGCCGCTAGACtgcctctctcttctcttacttTCGCCATCAAGGACAT ATTTGATGTGAAGGATTATGTGACGGGGTTTGGGAGTCGAGATTGGGAGAGAACACATGAGGTTTCAGAGAAGACGGCGGTGGCAGTGACTGCTCTGTTGAAAAATGGGGCTACTTGTGTTGGCAAGACTGTTATGGACGAATTGGCATTCGG GATAACTGGGGAGAACCGGCATTATGGAACCCCCACCAATCCACAAATGCCATCATGTATCCCCGGAGGTTCCTCTAGTGGCTCTGCTGTGGCGGTTGCAGCTGGACTTGTCGATTTTGCTCTTG GTACTGATACTATTGGATGTGTCAGAATCCCAGCATCATTTTGTGGTATCCTTGGATTTCGACCGTCTCATGGGGCTGTATCTATGATTGGAGTACTGCGAAATTCACAGAGCTTAGACACTGTTG GATGCTTTGCTCGTGATCCATCTATTCTACATCGTGTTGGACATGTTTTACTTAAACTAAATTCAGTGGAGCCTAGAAGGGCAAGACGTCTTATTTTTGCTGATGACCTCTTTCAGTTTTCTAAAGTTCCCCCGCAAAAGATATTAAATGTTGTTAACAAAGCAATTGAAAACCTTTCTGGGT ACAAGCCTCCAAAGCATACGAATTTTGGTCAGTATGTTGGTTCAAATGTGCCCAGTTTAAAACAGTTTCAAGAGCCGTCATCCAACTTGCAAAATGGGACATCTACTTTAAAAGCGCTCTCTTCTGTAATGGTTTCATTGCAAAG ATATGAATTCAAAACAAATCATGAAGAATGGGTAAATTCAGTCAAACCCAAGCTAGGACCTGATGTGTCTGATCGTGTTCTTGCAGCAATTAATACCACACACAAgaacatgaaaattttatataaagtcAGAACTGAGATGCGGGTTGCCCTTCAAAATCTCTTAAAG gATGATGGTATATTAGTAATTCCCACGGTGGCTGACTCCCCATTAAAGCTCAATACAAAGAAGGGACTTTCAGCTGAATTCCATGATCGCATATTTGCACTGTCAAGCATTGCTAGCATATCTGGATGCTGTCAG GTTTCCATTCCCTTAGGAAAGCACAATGATTGTCCAATCTCTGTTTCATTTATCACATTCCATGGTGCTGATAAATTTCTTCTTGATACGGTCTTGGATATGTATTCATCTCTCCAAGAGCAAGCTAGCATCGCATCCAATTCAGTGCATTTGCCAGATACCAATGGTAACATGGATGCTTCTGAACTCTTGAAAGAAAAG ATTAGGGACTGGAATTTGACCTTTCCTGATCATGAGGCTTTTGGTGTGCATACTGCCATCTTTCCCAGATAA